Proteins encoded within one genomic window of Anas platyrhynchos isolate ZD024472 breed Pekin duck chromosome 28, IASCAAS_PekinDuck_T2T, whole genome shotgun sequence:
- the LOC139999680 gene encoding cytosolic phospholipase A2 gamma-like, protein MECILNWMWGTTNNFLYKCPKIQSSYLVENKTISLIDAGVAINSAYPLVLRAQRQTDLILSFDFSSEDPFETVEKAADYCQKNGIPFPNIEKQEMDKESPSDCYIFRGDKSCPTVMHFPLFNKVNCSDKIEEYRSNFSTFNMSYSETNIKDLLAKAKLNVSNNSKRILQEIQRLLSSSHTNKF, encoded by the exons ATGGAGTGTATTTTAAACTGGATGTGGGGAACAACTAATAACTTCCTTTACAAGTGCC CTAAAATTCAGTCCTCTTACCTGGTCGAAAACAAAACCATCTCCTTGATTGATGCTGGCGTGGCAATAAATTCTGCCTATCCTCTGGTACTTAGAGCACAACGTCAAACAGATCTTATCCTTTCCTTTGACTTCAGCTCCGAAGATCCTTTTGAG ACTGTCGAGAAAGCAGCTGACTACTGCCAGAAAAATGGTATTCCATTTCCCAACATAGAGAAGCAGGAAATGGACAAGGAAAGCCCTTCTGATTGTTATATCTTTCGAGGAGACAAGTCGTGCCCTACAGTCATGCACTTTCCACTCTTCAACAAAGTGAATTGTTCTG atAAAATTGAAGAATACAGAAGTAATTTCTCTACTTTTAACATGTCCTACTCCGAGACTAACATCAAAGATCTCCttgcaaaagcaaagctgaaTGTGTCCAATAATAGTAAGAGAATTTTGCAAGAGATACAACGGCTTCTATCTTCCTCTCATACAAACAAGTTCTGA
- the LOC101793260 gene encoding von Willebrand factor A domain-containing protein 5A, producing the protein MRPSGMLRKHRVYRGLFDRGMWFFSIYQEIQLESVAVNVTIQDFVADVESKLFFRNKQQVSEEIMFIFPVDPDTVVYTFYATMGDTRIEAMLWDKEEAQKLHKATSGMENLRYLQDQPDIWGPVFACFLGTLPPNRDVAINLCYIQELPLHTDGAALFCWSRYLLPQHMRFNWQISEDERLENLHFRICLQSACGVSHVDINSSHTPLQYTAPDQTSAEVSLKSTPWHFDDLQLLVYYKGPHNLSAVVESRDPKAAPGSLLGDPVVMVTLKPSIPEVVPSTGQLGEFLFLIDCSLFQDAQNTLLFLLKSLPVGCYFNIYSFGATFKAFYPQSVEYTQESMDNAVRRLSSICPDLGGCDLLGLLKSIYSTPLLHEHPRQLFIFIQRKISSEEEAIMAEVHRYRDDQRCFCFPVNSCDSFKLCQAISLETKGECVCIHSKLDMTSEAVKCLQQALKPLASEISLHWDLPPGLEVTMIRKAPKSIFQGHQSIIYAQIHGQAQDPEADVAAVTLKYLVDSQSFAYTLRFSLLPSADDRLPVHRMAMMHLLWKLSRDGTSRSEKDIWQNAVTFSLSLGVQSPFTSSIAVRMELMDTWHHDSLPLDSPMLLPPSHNLVPCQLLWCGFRPVWFNSTKFWMVQKFQFCLEMLHPKASDAVVLTKLSSPRKEQESPPEELVMEEPPPFHISWDWKISPLSTRLCDFSSLRAVVALQKANGSWDLTSALTSALRLSKAEVKGQRPSKHVKPTAWATVLALVWLHRYKWRVSWSELLEAKSCRWLRDQTEIHLDECLEAANSLLGCLVEPISFRM; encoded by the exons ATGAGGCCAAGTGGCATGCTGAGAAAGCATCGTGTGTACAGGG GATTATTTGACAGGGGAATGTGGTTCTTTTCAATATATCAAGAAATACAGCTGGAATCTGTGGCAGTAAATGTAACCATCCAGGACTTTGTGGCTGATGTGGAGTCTAAGCTGTTTTTCCGCAATAAGCAGCAAGTCTCTGAGGAGATCATGTTCATCTTTCCTGTGGACCCTGACACTGTTGTATACACCTTCTATGCTACAATGGGGGACACCCGTATTGAAGCAATGCTCTGGGACAAGGAGGAG GCCCAGAAGCTGCACAAAGCCACTTCAGGCATGGAGAATTTGAGATACCTGCAAGATCAGCCAGATATTTGGGGTCCAGTGTTTGCCTGTTTCTTGGGGACCCTGCCTCCTAACAGGGATGTGGCCATCAACCTGTGCTATATCCAGGAGCTGCCGCTGCATACTGATGGAGCTGCCTTGTTTTGCTGGTCACGATACCTTCTCCCCCAACATATGCGCTTTA ACTGGCAGATTTCTGAGGACGAGAGACTGGAAAACCTGCACTTTAGAATCTGCCTGCAGTCAGCCTGTGGTGTGTCTCATGTAGACATTAACAGCAGCCACACCCCTCTGCAATACACAGCTCCAGATCAGACATCTGCTGAG GTTTCCTTGAAATCAACACCTTGGCACTTTGATGATTTGCAATTGCTTGTTTATTATAAAGGGCCTCACAATCTCAGTGCTGTGGTGGAGAGCAGAGATCCCAAAGCTGCACCTG GATCCCTGCTGGGAGACCCTGTGGTGATGGTGACACTGAAGCCCAGCATTCCTGAAGTGGTGCCCAGTACAGGCCAACTTGGGGAATTCCTCTTTCTCATAGACTGCAGCCTCTTCCAGGATGCACAG AACACactgctcttcctcctcaagAGTTTGCCTGTGGGCTGCTATTTCAACATCTACAGTTTTGGGGCCACTTTCAAAGCCTTCTATCC GCAAAGTGTGGAATACACGCAAGAAAGCATGGACAATGCTGTGAGACGCCTCTCTTCCATCTGCCCTGATCTAGGGGGCTGTGACCTCCTGGGCCTCCTAAAGTCAATCTATAGCACACCACTCCTTCATGAGCATCCCCGCCAG CTCTTCATATTCATCCAGAGGAAGATCTCCAGTGAAGAGGAAGCTATCATGGCTGAGGTCCACCGCTACCGTGATGACCAACG gtgtttctgttttcctgttaaCAGCTGTGACAGCTTCAAACTTTGCCAGGCCATTTCCCTGGAGACGAAGGGTGAATGTGTGTGCATCCACTCCAAACTGGACATGACATCTGAG GCAGTGAAATGCCTGCAGCAGGCCCTGAAGCCTCTGGCAAGTGAGATCTCACTGCACTGGGACCTTCCACCAGGCCTGGAGGTGACAATGATTAGAAAAGCTCCCAAGTCGATCTTCCAGGGACATCAGAGCATCATCTATGCCCAGATCCATGGACAAGCACAG GATCCAGAGGCAGATGTGGCAGCTGTGACCCTAAAGTACCTTGTAGACAGTCAGTCCTTCGCTTACACACTCAGGTTCTCACTGCTCCCATCAGCAGATGACAG GCTGCCTGTGCACCGTATGGCCATGATGCATCTGCTGTGGAAACTGTCCCGGGATGGGACAAGCAGGTCAGAGAAGGACATCTGGCAGAATGCAGTTACGTTCAGCCTCAGCCTGGGGGTCCAATCCCCCTTCACATCCAGCATAGCTGTACGCATGGAACTGATGGATACCTGGCACCATG ATTCTTTGCCTCTAGACTCCCCTATGCTGCTTCCTCCCTCTCACAACCTGGTTCCCTGCCAGCTTCTCTGGTGTGGCTTCAGGCCTGTGTGGTTCAACTCCACcaagttttggatggtccaaaagttcCAGTTCTGTCTTGAGATGCTTCATCCCAAAGCCTCTGATGCTGTAGTACTGACCAAGCTCTCATCCCCCCGTAAAG AGCAGGAATCTCCTCCTGAAGAGCTGGTGATGGAGGAACCACCACCATTTCACATAAGTTGGGACTGGAAAATTTCACCGTTGTCGACAAGACTGTGTGACTTCTCCAGTCTCAGGGCAGTAGTGGCACTCCAGAAAGCAAATGGCTCATGGGACCTGACCTCAGCCCTGACCTCAGCCTTGAGGCTCAGCAAGGCTGAAGTTAAGGGCCAAAGGCCCAGTAAG CATGTGAAGCCGACTGCCTGGGCCACAGTGTTGGCCTTAGTCTGGTTGCACCGGTATAAATGGAGGGTATCTTGGTCAGAACTTCTGGAGGCCAAGTCTTGTAGGTGGCTACGGGACCAAACTG AGATCCATCTGGATGAATGTCTGGAAGCAGCAAATTCCCTCTTAGGTTGCTTGGTAGAGCCCATCAGCTTCAGGATGTGA